A stretch of the Chanos chanos chromosome 1, fChaCha1.1, whole genome shotgun sequence genome encodes the following:
- the wdr20a gene encoding WD repeat-containing protein 20 isoform X10, translated as MAAEGGGKEMNEIKTQFTTREGVYKLLTHSEYSRPNRVPFNSQGSNPVKVCFVNVNDQSGNGDRICFNVGRELYFYIYKGVKKGLLSSQNQANSPSGTVV; from the exons ATGGCGGCggagggaggagggaaggagaTGAACGAAATTAAAACTCAGTTTACCACCCGAGAAGGCGTTTATAAACTCCTTACCCACTCCGAATACAGCCGACCCAACCGGGTGCCTTTCAATTCTCAAGGGTCTAACCCCGTCAAAGTCTGCTTCGTCAACGTCAATGACCAGTCTGGTAACGGCGACAGAATCTGTTTCAATGTGGGCCGGGAGCTGTACTTCTATATCTACAAAGGCGTCAAAAAG GGTTTATTGTCGTCCCAAAACCAAGCCAACTCTCCCAGTGGAACTGTAGTATAG
- the wdr20a gene encoding WD repeat-containing protein 20 isoform X1: MAAEGGGKEMNEIKTQFTTREGVYKLLTHSEYSRPNRVPFNSQGSNPVKVCFVNVNDQSGNGDRICFNVGRELYFYIYKGVKKAADLSKPIDKRIYKGTQPTCHDFNHLTATAESVSLLVGFSAGQVQLIDPIKKETSKLFNEERLIDKTRVTCVKWVPGSESLFLVAHSSGNMYLYNVEHTCGTTAPHYQLLKQGENYAVHTCKSKSTRNPLLKWMVGEGSLNEFAFSPDGKYLACVSQDGFLRVFNFDAVELHGTMKSYFGGLLCVCWSPDGKYIVAGGEDDLVTVWSFVDCRVIARGHGHKSWVSVVAFDHYTTSVEECDPMEFSGSDEDFQDQLHFGRDRANSTQSRLSKRNSTDSRPVSVTYRFGSVGQDTQLCLWDLTEDILFPHLPLSRTRTHTNVMNATSPPAGGGGGGGGGGGGGGGGGSGGGGGGGTVITTANNPSTNGNNSGANTPGNSLPIPLPRSNSLPHAAAAAASTPNSKGGGVMDTAIASGVSKFATLSLHDRKERHHEKDHKRNHSMGHISSKSSDKLNMLTKTKTDPAKTLGTLLCPRMEDVPLLEPLICKKIAHERLTVLIFLEDCIVTACQEGFICTWARPGKGGLLSSQNQANSPSGTVV; encoded by the exons ATGGCGGCggagggaggagggaaggagaTGAACGAAATTAAAACTCAGTTTACCACCCGAGAAGGCGTTTATAAACTCCTTACCCACTCCGAATACAGCCGACCCAACCGGGTGCCTTTCAATTCTCAAGGGTCTAACCCCGTCAAAGTCTGCTTCGTCAACGTCAATGACCAGTCTGGTAACGGCGACAGAATCTGTTTCAATGTGGGCCGGGAGCTGTACTTCTATATCTACAAAGGCGTCAAAAAG GCCGCTGACCTGAGCAAGCCCATAGACAAGCGGATATACAAGGGAACACAGCCCACCTGTCACGACTTCAACCACCTCACTGCCACAGCGGAGAGTGTGTCTCTGCTGGTAGGGTTCTCCGCTGGCCAGGTCCAGCTCATCGATCCCATCAAAAAGGAGACTAGCAAGCTCTTCAATGAAGAA AGACTAATTGATAAAACACGAGTGACTTGTGTGAAATGGGTTCCGGGCTCCGAGAGCCTGTTCCTAGTGGCGCACTCCAGCGGGAACATGTACTTGTATAACGTGGAGCACACGTGCGGCACCACGGCCCCACACTACCAGTTGCTGAAACAGGGCGAGAATTACGCCGTCCACACGTGTAAGAGCAAGTCCACCCGCAACCCCCTGCTCAAGTGGATGGTGGGAGAGGGCTCCCTTAACGAGTTCGCCTTCTCCCCGGACGGCAAGTACTTGGCCTGCGTTAGCCAGGATGGCTTCCTGCGGGTTTTTAACTTCGATGCAGTGGAGCTGCACGGGACCATGAAAAGCTACTTCGGGGGGCTCCTGTGCGTGTGCTGGAGCCCCGACGGAAAGTACATAGTCGCTGGCGGCGAAGACGACCTGGTGACCGTCTGGTCGTTCGTAGACTGCCGCGTGATCGCGCGCGGCCACGGACACAAGTCGTGGGTGAGCGTGGTGGCGTTTGACCACTACACGACCAGCGTGGAGGAGTGCGACCCCATGGAGTTTAGCGGGAGCGACGAGGACTTCCAGGACCAGCTCCACTTCGGACGGGACCGGGCCAACAGCACGCAGTCGCGGCTCTCCAAGCGCAACTCCACGGACAGCCGGCCCGTCAGCGTGACGTACCGGTTCGGCTCGGTGGGTCAGGACACCCAGCTCTGCCTGTGGGACCTGACGGAGGACATCCTGTTCCCGCACCTGCCCCTGTCCCGAACCAGGACGCACACCAACGTGATGAACGCGACCAGCCCCCCGGccggaggaggaggtggaggaggaggtggaggtggaggaggaggaggaggggggagcggaggaggagggggtggcgGCACGGTCATCACGACCGCCAACAACCCCAGCACGAACGGCAACAACAGCGGCGCCAATACGCCCGGCAACTCTCTCCCGATCCCCCTCCCCCGATCCAACAGCCTCCCGCACGCGGCCGCCGCCGCCGCCAGCACCCCCAACAGCAAGGGCGGCGGCGTCATGGACACGGCCATCGCCTCGGGCGTCAGCAAGTTCGCCACGCTGTCGCTCCACGACCGCAAAGAACGCCATCACGAAAAGGACCATAAACGCAACCACAGCATGGGCCACATTAGCAGCAAGAGCAGCGACAAGCTGAACATGCTCACCAAAACCAAAACGGACCCTGCCAAGACGCTGGGCACGCTGCTGTGCCCGCGCATGGAGGACGTGCCCCTTCTCGAACCCCTCATCTGTAAAAAGATAGCACACGAGAGACTCACTGTGTTGATATTTCTAGAGGACTGTATAGTTACCGCCTGTCAGGAGGGATTTATTTGCACATGGGCAAGACCAGGCAAAGGG GGTTTATTGTCGTCCCAAAACCAAGCCAACTCTCCCAGTGGAACTGTAGTATAG
- the wdr20a gene encoding WD repeat-containing protein 20 isoform X9: MAAEGGGKEMNEIKTQFTTREGVYKLLTHSEYSRPNRVPFNSQGSNPVKVCFVNVNDQSGNGDRICFNVGRELYFYIYKGVKKAADLSKPIDKRIYKGTQPTCHDFNHLTATAESVSLLVGFSAGQVQLIDPIKKETSKLFNEEGLLSSQNQANSPSGTVV; this comes from the exons ATGGCGGCggagggaggagggaaggagaTGAACGAAATTAAAACTCAGTTTACCACCCGAGAAGGCGTTTATAAACTCCTTACCCACTCCGAATACAGCCGACCCAACCGGGTGCCTTTCAATTCTCAAGGGTCTAACCCCGTCAAAGTCTGCTTCGTCAACGTCAATGACCAGTCTGGTAACGGCGACAGAATCTGTTTCAATGTGGGCCGGGAGCTGTACTTCTATATCTACAAAGGCGTCAAAAAG GCCGCTGACCTGAGCAAGCCCATAGACAAGCGGATATACAAGGGAACACAGCCCACCTGTCACGACTTCAACCACCTCACTGCCACAGCGGAGAGTGTGTCTCTGCTGGTAGGGTTCTCCGCTGGCCAGGTCCAGCTCATCGATCCCATCAAAAAGGAGACTAGCAAGCTCTTCAATGAAGAA GGTTTATTGTCGTCCCAAAACCAAGCCAACTCTCCCAGTGGAACTGTAGTATAG
- the wdr20a gene encoding WD repeat-containing protein 20 isoform X8 — MAAEGGGKEMNEIKTQFTTREGVYKLLTHSEYSRPNRVPFNSQGSNPVKVCFVNVNDQSGNGDRICFNVGRELYFYIYKGVKKRLIDKTRVTCVKWVPGSESLFLVAHSSGNMYLYNVEHTCGTTAPHYQLLKQGENYAVHTCKSKSTRNPLLKWMVGEGSLNEFAFSPDGKYLACVSQDGFLRVFNFDAVELHGTMKSYFGGLLCVCWSPDGKYIVAGGEDDLVTVWSFVDCRVIARGHGHKSWVSVVAFDHYTTSVEECDPMEFSGSDEDFQDQLHFGRDRANSTQSRLSKRNSTDSRPVSVTYRFGSVGQDTQLCLWDLTEDILFPHLPLSRTRTHTNVMNATSPPAGTNGNNSGANTPGNSLPIPLPRSNSLPHAAAAAASTPNSKGGGVMDTAIASGVSKFATLSLHDRKERHHEKDHKRNHSMGHISSKSSDKLNMLTKTKTDPAKTLGTLLCPRMEDVPLLEPLICKKIAHERLTVLIFLEDCIVTACQEGFICTWARPGKGGLLSSQNQANSPSGTVV, encoded by the exons ATGGCGGCggagggaggagggaaggagaTGAACGAAATTAAAACTCAGTTTACCACCCGAGAAGGCGTTTATAAACTCCTTACCCACTCCGAATACAGCCGACCCAACCGGGTGCCTTTCAATTCTCAAGGGTCTAACCCCGTCAAAGTCTGCTTCGTCAACGTCAATGACCAGTCTGGTAACGGCGACAGAATCTGTTTCAATGTGGGCCGGGAGCTGTACTTCTATATCTACAAAGGCGTCAAAAAG AGACTAATTGATAAAACACGAGTGACTTGTGTGAAATGGGTTCCGGGCTCCGAGAGCCTGTTCCTAGTGGCGCACTCCAGCGGGAACATGTACTTGTATAACGTGGAGCACACGTGCGGCACCACGGCCCCACACTACCAGTTGCTGAAACAGGGCGAGAATTACGCCGTCCACACGTGTAAGAGCAAGTCCACCCGCAACCCCCTGCTCAAGTGGATGGTGGGAGAGGGCTCCCTTAACGAGTTCGCCTTCTCCCCGGACGGCAAGTACTTGGCCTGCGTTAGCCAGGATGGCTTCCTGCGGGTTTTTAACTTCGATGCAGTGGAGCTGCACGGGACCATGAAAAGCTACTTCGGGGGGCTCCTGTGCGTGTGCTGGAGCCCCGACGGAAAGTACATAGTCGCTGGCGGCGAAGACGACCTGGTGACCGTCTGGTCGTTCGTAGACTGCCGCGTGATCGCGCGCGGCCACGGACACAAGTCGTGGGTGAGCGTGGTGGCGTTTGACCACTACACGACCAGCGTGGAGGAGTGCGACCCCATGGAGTTTAGCGGGAGCGACGAGGACTTCCAGGACCAGCTCCACTTCGGACGGGACCGGGCCAACAGCACGCAGTCGCGGCTCTCCAAGCGCAACTCCACGGACAGCCGGCCCGTCAGCGTGACGTACCGGTTCGGCTCGGTGGGTCAGGACACCCAGCTCTGCCTGTGGGACCTGACGGAGGACATCCTGTTCCCGCACCTGCCCCTGTCCCGAACCAGGACGCACACCAACGTGATGAACGCGACCAGCCCCCCGGccg GCACGAACGGCAACAACAGCGGCGCCAATACGCCCGGCAACTCTCTCCCGATCCCCCTCCCCCGATCCAACAGCCTCCCGCACGCGGCCGCCGCCGCCGCCAGCACCCCCAACAGCAAGGGCGGCGGCGTCATGGACACGGCCATCGCCTCGGGCGTCAGCAAGTTCGCCACGCTGTCGCTCCACGACCGCAAAGAACGCCATCACGAAAAGGACCATAAACGCAACCACAGCATGGGCCACATTAGCAGCAAGAGCAGCGACAAGCTGAACATGCTCACCAAAACCAAAACGGACCCTGCCAAGACGCTGGGCACGCTGCTGTGCCCGCGCATGGAGGACGTGCCCCTTCTCGAACCCCTCATCTGTAAAAAGATAGCACACGAGAGACTCACTGTGTTGATATTTCTAGAGGACTGTATAGTTACCGCCTGTCAGGAGGGATTTATTTGCACATGGGCAAGACCAGGCAAAGGG GGTTTATTGTCGTCCCAAAACCAAGCCAACTCTCCCAGTGGAACTGTAGTATAG